The DNA segment CATTAAGGATTCATGCGCTCTCATTCGGCTTACTTTTGGCAGGGTTAAAGCTTCCTTACCTTCGTATCTCAGTGTTGGTTCTGTGTGGCGGGAGGTAGAGTGGCTAGCATGGGCTTGTAATCATCAGGTTCTGTTCCATGATCCCTGCCTGAGGACTTTACCCCATTGACGTACACCATGCGGCATGTCCCATTACCCTGAAAGTTActacttcatcaccaccacacaccattcACATGTTTATGGTCATCCGGTTCATCCTCAACAAGCAGATTAAGGCAGCAAGGGAATCAACAGCTGTAGTGAACTCTGTAGTGTTTATTTTGGAATCTGCCTCCACTCAAAAGCTAATTATTAATAGACGAAAATGTGCCTGAGTTCAGTATTCATTTAAATCATGCTTGCTTAGGGGAGGCATCACTCATGGGTAGTTTTTTGGTATTGTAGCAAATTCACATCTCATTCATAGGCAACAAACCAAAAATACAGCACGTTCATTATGATTAATCTCCTCATCGTCAGCATCATGAccatcagcagtagtagcagcagcgcaAATGGTACTGAGCTGGACAAGACACTCACCTGAAACACTGATGGAGAGTTGTTTCTGAGGCGCAGGATCCTGAGGCAGAGCAAGACTGCTACAACACAGGTTACTATCACCAGGAAGGACACCACGCTGATCACTGccactgctgccacacacacacacacacacacacacacacacacgcgcgcgcgcgcgcgcgcacacacacgaaagGGAAAGCAGTTAGTACATGGCACACAGCCTCGGAAGCGACTTAACACATAAGTTACACAGGCATATCTACATATGCTATTTAATTAAGGGAAACAGtgataaaataatgaacaatCAGAATTTCCATGTAAGATtatgaacatgaataaattGACAATGTAAATAGTGCGATATGTTGGCACccttaccaacacacacacacccacacacatacatacggataaagacatagatagatagctagatagatatataggtaggtagacagctagatacaaagatagagacagataaaacgagatagataaacagagagagagagagagagagagtttaggggGAATATGAGTGTAAGCACAAAGTTGAGCGCTCAGCAGACTTACACTCGGTATTTCTGTGCAGTTCGGGTTCCAGGGTTGCCCGGATGTAGATGTAGACAGTGGTTGAGGCGCCCACGCCCTTCCCTGTCCTCCCAGCAATGAGCACCGTGTAATTGGTATTGGAGACCAAGTCCTGGATCTGAGAGTAGCCGTGAAGTAGGCGGTCAGTTGCCACTACTTAATGGTCATTGTTGATATATAACTTCTTTCCtgcctctgttttcctttcaccccttctcctcgtcctactccttttaattatttttcttcttccttttatgttCAATCAGTTctcaattcattcatttatttatttaatattttctgtgACTCTCATGTAAGGAAAACGAAATGGACGGAAGGTAATGgaggatagagaggtggcctggAGGAGTGAGTGGGCGTCGGTGGAGAGCTGCGGGACTAACctgagtggtggtggagtcAGGAGGGACGGTCTGGTTGCGCCACTCTTGCTGATTGTTGGGGATTCCAAATGTGTAATAAACCACAAATCGTAACAGGTGTTTATTGCTTGAAGTGTTTCGACCTGCAAACATGGGCAAATCAATACACATCCACATATCATAGTACACCCAGTTCAATCCCTCACAATGGtaccaagaaaataacacttcatGTAGAGATTCTGACATCCGTTACAATCATAtcccaaatataaaaataaagcaacaatcagTATACAAAATCCAACTAACTTCACTTGtatatcactcataatacacaataaaTTCCCATAATGTACTCACTTCAGTGGCCCACACTGACGCTCTTCGAATCCCCGTAGCACACCTGACATGTCACCCCAACTATCATCCAGTCCAGGGCGTCCTCACAACTCTGTCTGGCAACAATATATCCCTTGTACATTACCCTATCTTACTAATACATCCTCTATTTGTAACCTTCACCAAATTATACTAATCACAGCACATGgcaggtaaataaacacaactaacctgtaGCACGGAGGACCAACCAACACACCAACCGACACGAGGTCCAGGGCGTCCCTACATTCTCCGTCTGGCAAACAATAATATCACTTGTATTACCTTAGCTACTAAACACATCCTTTGCTTGTAATCTTCACCACAGTATACTAATTCACAGCACaaggtatataaataaacacaactaacctgtaGCACAGATGACCACCCAACACAACCACCCACAGTACATTGGTGGGCCGGCTTAGACAACCCGCCAGGCCGACCATGTTCACAGGTAGTGGGTGTAACAGAACACCACAAAGAAGCGTACCAAACTTCTCCCATTCCAACAAAACacaacttacattttctttaacacagataacaaaaatatattgtataaataaataatagatggtTAACATATCATTTTAATGATACACTCCACCCCGACCAAAGTGAACATACAATATACACAGGTAGTACATAGAATGCTTTGGTACACATAGATAAATCATATCTATAATGATCCTACACGCTCATCAtcactcttgttcttccttaggTAATAACACTATTAACCTATGCACTGACCTACTCATGACTTTGTCTGTCACCCCATCatatcctttaccttccttgaCTATCTTATACCTTAAGTCTACATCTCTTACAGCACCATCACGACCTGGATCTGCCTTTATTACTTGAGCTAATTTCCAGGTTCTTATAACTGCATTAGCATCTTGAACTAAAACCACATCACCCACTCTTACATTTCTCCTATTGGTGTGCCATTTTTGTCTTACTACCATCGTTGGAAAGAAATCTCTCTGCCATTTTCTCCAAAATGATTCAACAATTTTCTGAATAAActctaatctttttttatgGTCTCCATCTGATTCATATATTCCCTGTGGACATTTTACACTAGCTCGTCCAAGCAATAGATCATTAGGGCAGAGGTAATTACCAAGTTCTAAATTAAAGCAAGGTTTTACCCCTATGGGTCTTTCATTCATCATACTGGCTACATTAAATAAGGCTGTCTGAAGTTCACCAAAAGTTAATACTGAATCCCCAATTGCAATACAAAGATTTCTTTTCACTGATTTGATAAGGGATTCACTGGCACCATTGTACCACAGTGCATCACTAGGTCTATTATATTTCCAAGtaactctttcattttttccaatTCTTTCAATATTCTTTCCAGCTGCTATCAGCTGGCTCCCTCTGTCAGAATACAGTATTCTGGGTGCACCCCTGACTGAGATGAATCTTTGATAAGTTGCCATGAAATCACTTGCACTATATCCTTTTGCCAAATCTACATAAACTGCCCTAGTAACTAAGCAGTTGAATATTACCCCATATACCTTACCATGAGTTCTCCTTTTAACAGTGTCCTTAATCGAATGGTCCAAACAAATTGACAGCAGTATGATAGAATGGTGGAGTtggcttcattctttcttctaacaCCTGACCCATACACTGGTTCTCAgtttgttttgagagttttctaCATGACACATTTATCTTTAATTGACTTTATTAATTTCCTGGCTCCCGGCACCCAAAACTTACTCTGTAACTTGGCCAAGGTGGTTTCAATACCTGCATGATCTCTACTATGTAAGCTGGACACATACAGTCTAGTAACTGGGTGGTTAGCTGGTATCAACATGAAGTGATCTTGATTCCAGTTTTCCTTTAACCATTTTGATATTCTTTGACCCACTAAAATTACTCCATTGTCAGATTCCATGATGTTGATACTATGATTCTCATGTTGCCCACTTACTATCCAATGCTTCACATGAAAGTTTCCATGAGATATTACATGTTCTGCTCTTTGTATCAAATCAAAAGCCTTTTCTACCGTATCAATGGAATAGAGAATATCATCAACATATGTGTTGTTTACAATTATGTTATAAACTTCAGGATCTCCCTTACCAAATTTTTCACTAGTATGCCTTAATGCTAGCACAGCTATGGTCCCACTCGGCCTATCCCCGAAAGTCACTGAGGTCAGGGCATAGTGATCAGGTGGTTTGTTACTGTTTAAATCTCTCCAAAGAAatcggtgtgtgtgttggtccagTGTGTTGATTTTCACAGAATGATACATTTTTGATATATCACCAGTTATGGCAACCCTTTCCTGTCTAAATCTTAGCAAGACTCCAATCATGTTGTTAAGAACAACTGGTCCTTTTGCCCAAAAATCATTAAgtttttttcccatgtatgaTGAAGATGAGTTAAATACAATACGCAGAGGTGTTGAAGCAGAATCTGGTTTCAATACTTCATGATGGGAAATGTAGTGAATTGGGCCATTGTATGACTGCATTACCTCTTCACTTAATTGTCTCGCTACCCCCCTTTTCACCATGTCCTTGATTTCATTGTGATAACTCTGGGCATACTGGATATCCAATTTTTTCAGTCTATTTTCTGTAGTTTTTAATCTAGCCACAGCCACTTTTACACTGTTCTTAAGATGTCTCGGGTCCCTTATCCAAGGATAGCTTGCTGTCCAATACTTCCCTTCTTCATGATATACTAATCCCTCCTCAATCAATTTcagttccctttcttccttaataTTGACACAGTCACTTACAGGGCAACCCTTACACAGGCATTTAAGGCATCTTGTGTCACACTGCACCCCACTCTCCTCTAAAGCAAAGAATTTATCTAATTGTGACTTAAGTTTATCTGTAGGTTCTACCTTGATCTCATTGAGGCTTATTGAGCTTGACACCTTGTGAGTTCTCACAATCACATGGTTCGTCGTGCTCCCTGAGGCTGTTATTTTGCTGTGTCTGCCACGTATACTGAACCCAAATGGATTCTCTAACAATTGAAGACCTTCATTAGTCTGAACAACTTTAGGCAATAATTCACTGTAATTGGCCCCAATCAGCATGTCAATCTCACCACAAGGGCGATTAATATCATGGTTTGATACTCCTACAAATAACTCCTTAACTCCTGACACATCAAATTCATTGATTTTAGCAGATATTTCCTCTATACCAATGGCATTAATTTCCCATACATGCCCAGTCCTATCAATCAGTGGTATGCAATATTCTTTGGTAGAATGATGTTCAATTACATTGCCAACCTTGATCATGGATAAATTCACATCCTTGCCCTTCAAACTTAGTTTTTCTGCCATACTGTGTGTCACCAAGGTTATGTCAGAACCTGAATCCCACAGTACTGTTATAGGTTGAGTGTTACTGTACACAGTACTGATATTCAATAAGGTGTTCAGAGTGTTTGCAGATACTGTATTATGACTAGCACCTTCTTCCTGTTCAAAATGCACcagtggatgatgatgacggttaCACACACCTTGACCCCTGATCCTGACATCACACAATTCCATGCCTGATGATATCCCTTTAAGCATTTAAAACATATTCCATTGCTTCTAGCTAACTCAAACCTCTCCTTGTTGCTGAGATTCTTAAATTTATAACAATCAAGAGTATCATGGTTCCTGGAATTGTGAATCCAGCATCCTCCCTCATTATTTCCAGTCTTCAAGTGGGTACCTTTCACCATCTCCGTCAAATTTACAATACATGACTCTAACTCTTTATTCTTTAGTTGTTGctcttccttcatctgtttTATTAGTATTACCAGATCTGACTCCATGACCTTGTCAGCTGAATTATTTACATGATGTACTGAACTTCTATCACCGCCAGTAGATCTGACACTAGAATTCATATACTCCaatacctttctctccctttgcaGAAATTTCAATAAAGTGGGAAAGAGATCACTAGTAGCAGATACCTCTTCTGCCTTTATTACCCACTCCCTCTTCTGAAGTGTGGGCAACACCTTCTCAATATGACTGACTACATTAGCAGTATTAAGTTCCTCATTcaagtttatattttttcaaaTCTAGCCAACACTGTTCCACCTGATCCACCATCCTTATAAATCCTTTGGTATCACCTTCATTGATCCTTTTCAAAGCCCTAAGGTCACTTATTACCAAGTCCACCACCTTTCTTGCATTTCCAAACTTGTCATCTAACCTTTCAAACATTTCTTCATAATTACCTTCTGCACCTCTGACAGTCTGAAGGGCATCACCACTGAGACACATTTTCAATGCATACGCATCTTCACCATACACACTTTTGACTAAATTTTTAAAGTCCTCCTTAAAACGAGGGTACTCTCTTAAATTCCCATCAAATTTAGGAGGCTCAAATGCCTTTATCTTCACTTTAGGCTTGACACTGTTCTGTATGTTTTCAATGTTACTAATTTCTGTTAGTCTTTTCTTCATGATTCTTTCACAATCTAGCATGTATTCTTCAGCCTCCTTAACTAACTTGTCTTCTAATTTATTATCACACACATATTTTAATATCACATCATTACTGTCTTCTAGGTGTTGAAAGGCCTCAGAAATCTGTTCATAGTTATTCTTCAATACTGATACTGGCTCACCTTCCCGTACACCCTCATCCAGCAGGGTCACCTTTCTTGTGAATTTCCCCTTGGCAAtggccctcttcctctttaacaATTCCATCTCCTCTTGCCAGCCCATTGTGGTTGAAGTCGAAATGTTGGGGATTCCAAATGTGTAATAAACCACAAATCGTAACAGGTGTTTATTGCTTGAAGTGTTTCGACCTGCAAACATGGGCAAATCAATACACATCCACATATCATAGTACACCCAGTTCAATCCCTCACAATGGtaccaagaaaataacacttcatGTAGAGATTCTGACATCCGTTACAATCATAtcccaaatataaaaataaagcaacaatcagTATACAAAATCCAACTAACTTCACTTGtatatcactcataatacacaataaaTTCCCATAATGTACTCACTTCAGTGGCCCACACTGACGCTCTTCGAATCCCCGTAGCACACCTGACATGTCACCCCAACTATCATCCAGTCCAGGGCGTCCTCACAACTCTGTCTGGCAACAATATATCCCTTGTACATTACCCTATCTTACTAATACATCCTCTATTTGTAACCTTCACCAAATTATACTAATCACAGCACATGgcaggtaaataaacacaactaacctgtaGCACGGAGGACCAACCAACACACCAACCGACACGAGGTCCAGGGCGTCCCTACATTCTCCGTCTGGCAAACAATAATATCACTTGTATTACCTTAGCTACTAAACACATCCTTTGCTTGTAATCTTCACCACAGTATACTAATTCACAGCACaaggtatataaataaacacaactaacctgtaGCACAGATGACCACCCAACACAACAACCCACAGTACATTGGTGGGCCGGCTTAGACAACCCGCCAGGCCGACCATGTTCACAGGTAGTGggtgaaacaaaacaccacaaagaagCGTACCAAACTTCTCCCATTCCAACAAAACacaacttacattttctttaacacagataacaaaaatatattgtataaataaataatagatggtTAACATATCATTTTAATGATACACTGATCGTGAGAAAATTTCACCAGGTAGTGCACTAAACGGCCGTTGATGAGGCGTGGAGGGCTCCAGGTGAGAACGGCATCTTTCGGGCTTGCAGGAACCCACGTCACGTTCAGCGGCGCCGTGGGAACTGAATGGGGAATGGAGATTTagaggcttttttttattgttttacatttttcatgGTTCTCAAGCAATGGATGACATCAGGGGGGTTTGCTTCTTAAATATGCTAAACATGATGCACATTATATGAGTCAAATAAAATGGCATTAAATTTTTGTTAAACTTTTAGATAACACAAAGGAGCACTGTATAAATTCACTCTATTCACATGaaacttatatttattttatcattgctgttgttgttggtggtggtggtggtggcggtggcggtggtggtgatggtgtttttattattatttttattaatttttcattttatttagtaAAGCCACACTCCTAACAGTGTCCTGAGCATTAAAATCGCGGTGCTTACCTCCTTCATCTGGAGTGACGTAGGTGGTGGCGGAGTGAcctgtgagggtggtggtggaggccgtGACGGTGACCTTGTAGTTGTGGTCCTGCTTCAGGCTCGTCACCGTCAGCTTCCGGTTGGTGACTCGGTACAGCTTGA comes from the Scylla paramamosain isolate STU-SP2022 chromosome 28, ASM3559412v1, whole genome shotgun sequence genome and includes:
- the LOC135114906 gene encoding uncharacterized protein LOC135114906, with the protein product MLKGISSGMELCDVRIRGQGVCNRHHHPLVHFEQEEGASHNTVSANTLNTLLNISTVYSNTQPITVLWDSGSDITLVTHSMAEKLSLKGKDVNLSMIKVGNVIEHHSTKEYCIPLIDRTGHVWEINAIGIEEISAKINEFDVSGVKELFVGVSNHDINRPCGEIDMLIGANYSELLPKVVQTNEGLQLLENPFGFSIRGRHSKITASGSTTNHVIVRTHKVSSSISLNEIKVEPTDKLKSQLDKFFALEESGVQCDTRCLKCLCKGCPVSDCVNIKEERELKLIEEGLVYHEEGKYWTASYPWIRDPRHLKNSVKVAVARLKTTENRLKKLDIQYAQSYHNEIKDMVKRGVARQLSEEVMQSYNGPIHYISHHEVLKPDSASTPLRIVFNSSSSYMGKKLNDFWAKGPVVLNNMIGVLLRFRQERVAITGDISKMYHSVKINTLDQHTHRFLWRDLNSNKPPDHYALTSVTFGDRPSGTIAVLALRHTSEKFGKGDPEVYNIIVNNTYVDDILYSIDTVEKAFDLIQRAEHVISHGNFHVKHWIVSGQHENHSINIMESDNGVILVGQRISKWLKENWNQDHFMLIPANHPVTRLYVSSLHSRDHAGIETTLAKLQSKFWVPGARKLIKSIKDKCVM